A window from Trueperaceae bacterium encodes these proteins:
- the mgrA gene encoding L-glyceraldehyde 3-phosphate reductase, whose amino-acid sequence MTHHASDARYDVQPYRRVGRSGLKLPAVSLGLWQRFGGAESFASIRERILTAFDLGVTHVDLANNYGPPPGSAETRFGELLRSDLAPYRDELVISTKAGYRMQPGPYGEWGSRKTLLASLDASLQRMGLDYVDVFYSHRFDPDTPLEETMGALASAVRQGKALYVGVSSYSAAKTREAEAILRSMGVPLTIHQPSYSMLNRWVEGDLLDVADDLGVGVIAFSPLAQGLLTAKYLAGVPDDARAQQGGSFRREWLDPSVLAKVRALDGIAHDRGQTLAQMAIAWVLRDPRVTSALVGASRVAQIRDDVAAAQKLDFADDELAEIDRHAHGIDVNLWAASSDAG is encoded by the coding sequence GTGACGCACCACGCGAGCGACGCCCGCTACGACGTCCAGCCCTACCGACGGGTCGGGCGGAGCGGCCTGAAACTCCCGGCGGTCTCCCTCGGGTTGTGGCAGCGCTTCGGGGGTGCGGAGTCGTTCGCGTCCATCCGCGAGCGGATCCTGACCGCCTTCGACCTGGGCGTGACGCACGTCGACCTGGCGAACAACTACGGGCCGCCGCCCGGCTCGGCGGAAACGCGCTTCGGGGAGCTGCTGCGCAGCGACCTGGCGCCCTACCGCGACGAGCTCGTGATCAGCACGAAGGCCGGCTACCGCATGCAGCCGGGCCCGTACGGCGAGTGGGGCTCGCGCAAGACCCTCCTCGCCAGCCTCGACGCCAGCCTGCAGCGCATGGGTCTGGACTACGTCGACGTGTTCTACAGCCACCGCTTCGACCCCGACACGCCGCTCGAGGAGACGATGGGGGCGCTCGCAAGCGCCGTGCGGCAGGGCAAAGCCCTGTACGTCGGGGTGTCGTCGTACTCCGCAGCGAAGACCCGCGAGGCGGAGGCGATCCTCCGCTCGATGGGGGTCCCCCTGACGATTCACCAGCCGTCGTACTCGATGCTGAACCGCTGGGTCGAGGGGGACCTGCTCGACGTCGCCGACGACCTCGGGGTCGGCGTGATCGCCTTCTCGCCCCTCGCGCAGGGCCTGTTGACCGCCAAGTACCTCGCAGGGGTCCCCGACGACGCGCGCGCCCAGCAGGGCGGCAGCTTCCGACGCGAGTGGCTCGACCCGTCGGTGTTGGCGAAGGTGCGCGCCCTCGACGGCATCGCGCACGACCGCGGGCAGACCCTCGCGCAGATGGCGATCGCCTGGGTGCTGCGCGACCCGCGCGTGACGTCGGCCCTGGTGGGCGCGAGCCGCGTCGCGCAGATCCGCGACGACGTCGCGGCGGCGCAGAAGCTGGACTTCGCCGACGACGAACTTGCGGAGATCGACCGGCACGCGCACGGCATCGACGTCAACCTCTGGGCGGCGTCGAGCGACGCCGGCTGA
- a CDS encoding GreA/GreB family elongation factor has protein sequence MSRAFVKDDAPERVVVPARPPLPEHADNLVTPAGLTALEAEAAALRAEREALLADAAGDAPRRLAVVREELAEVEARRACAVVVRPPDPPDDVVRVGASVTLVQDGEAFTVRITGVDEADPLEGRIAFTAPLAAAVLGARAGDVVDADVGGARRRVRIDAVRYAP, from the coding sequence GTGAGCCGCGCCTTCGTCAAGGACGACGCGCCGGAGCGGGTGGTGGTGCCCGCCCGGCCGCCGCTCCCCGAGCACGCCGACAACCTCGTGACGCCCGCCGGCCTCACCGCCCTCGAGGCGGAGGCGGCGGCCCTCCGCGCGGAGCGTGAGGCGCTCCTCGCCGACGCCGCGGGCGACGCCCCGCGGCGTCTCGCGGTCGTGCGCGAGGAGCTGGCGGAGGTCGAGGCGCGCCGCGCGTGCGCGGTCGTGGTTCGGCCCCCCGACCCGCCCGACGACGTCGTGCGGGTCGGGGCGAGCGTGACGCTGGTGCAGGACGGGGAGGCGTTCACCGTCCGCATCACCGGCGTCGACGAAGCGGATCCCCTCGAGGGCCGCATCGCCTTCACCGCGCCGCTCGCCGCCGCGGTGCTGGGGGCGCGGGCCGGCGACGTCGTCGACGCCGACGTCGGGGGCGCGCGCCGGCGGGTGCGGATCGACGCCGTCCGCTACGCCCCCTGA
- the ppsA gene encoding phosphoenolpyruvate synthase, with amino-acid sequence MPTPPRYVRSFSTLDAADVALVGGKNASLGEMLQHLAAEGVAVPDGFATTADAYRDLLADADLTPVLERELAALHDGSKALHEVGEAIRRALLHAELPLDVSDAILTAYRELGEAAGETPLPVAVRSSATAEDLPDASFAGQQETFLNVRGDAALLDAVRRCIASLFTDRAIHYREVQGFDHLEVALSVGVQRMVRSDRAGSGTMFTLDTETGFPDVVMIDAAWGLGETVVQGLVDPDAYEVFKPFLDDPSKVPILAKRIGAKERKMIYRTGGTAPTKVVDTTDAERRTAVLNDDEILRLARWATRVEAHYGRPMDLEWAKDGASGELFILQARPETVQSRRGGAAMKTYRLREPGGEPLTSGLAIGDRVATGPVQVIERAEDIDRFEDGAILVTGMTDPDWVPIMKRASAIVTDHGGRTCHAAIVSRELGIPAIAGTGDATHALEDGRTVTVSCAEGERGYVYDGAIAFEAEDVDLDALPEIATPLLLNVADPAVAMRWWRLPVRGVGLARMEFVINAEIGVHPMALVHFDDLPEGPDKDRIRRRTRGYDAKPRFFVETLARGLAKIAASRWPDPVLVRTSDFKTNEYADLLGGAAFEPEEANPMIGFRGVARYASEAYRDAFALECEAIREVRTTLGFDNVVVMIPFCRTVGEADRVLARMAEHGLRRGEDGLEVYVMAEIPANVFEARAFAERFDGFSIGSNDLTQLVLGVDRDSDLLADVFDERDPAVERAIRTLIDEAHAAGVKVGLCGQAPSDHPDFATFLVDAGIDSISLNPDSVVGVLRRLAGDAAPERGTVAS; translated from the coding sequence ATGCCGACGCCACCGCGCTACGTTCGTTCGTTCTCCACCCTCGACGCCGCCGACGTCGCCCTCGTCGGCGGGAAGAACGCCTCCCTCGGGGAGATGCTGCAGCACCTCGCGGCGGAGGGGGTGGCGGTGCCCGACGGCTTCGCGACGACCGCGGACGCCTACCGCGACCTGCTCGCCGACGCCGACCTCACGCCGGTCCTCGAGCGCGAACTCGCGGCGCTGCACGACGGATCGAAGGCGCTGCATGAGGTCGGCGAAGCGATCCGGCGCGCCCTCCTCCACGCCGAGCTGCCCCTCGACGTGTCCGACGCGATCCTCACCGCGTACCGCGAGCTGGGGGAGGCGGCGGGGGAGACGCCGCTCCCCGTCGCGGTGCGCAGCAGCGCGACGGCGGAGGACCTGCCCGACGCCAGCTTCGCGGGGCAGCAGGAGACCTTCCTCAACGTGCGCGGCGACGCCGCGCTGCTCGACGCGGTGCGGCGCTGCATCGCGTCGCTGTTCACCGACCGGGCGATCCACTACCGCGAGGTCCAGGGGTTCGACCACCTCGAGGTGGCCCTTTCGGTCGGCGTGCAACGCATGGTGCGCAGCGACCGGGCGGGGTCCGGCACGATGTTTACGCTCGACACCGAGACCGGCTTCCCCGACGTCGTGATGATCGACGCCGCCTGGGGGCTCGGGGAGACCGTCGTGCAGGGCCTCGTCGACCCCGACGCGTACGAGGTGTTCAAGCCGTTCCTGGACGACCCGTCGAAGGTCCCGATCCTCGCGAAGCGGATCGGCGCGAAGGAACGCAAGATGATCTACCGCACCGGCGGAACGGCGCCCACGAAGGTGGTCGACACGACCGACGCGGAGCGCCGCACCGCGGTGCTGAACGACGACGAGATCCTCCGCCTCGCGCGGTGGGCGACGCGCGTCGAGGCGCACTACGGCCGCCCCATGGACCTCGAGTGGGCGAAGGACGGCGCCAGCGGCGAGCTGTTCATCCTGCAGGCGCGCCCCGAGACGGTGCAGTCGCGCCGCGGGGGGGCGGCGATGAAGACGTACCGGCTGCGCGAACCGGGCGGCGAACCGCTCACCTCCGGCCTGGCGATCGGGGACAGGGTCGCGACCGGCCCGGTCCAGGTGATCGAGCGGGCGGAGGACATCGACCGCTTCGAGGATGGCGCGATCCTCGTCACCGGCATGACCGACCCCGATTGGGTGCCGATCATGAAGCGCGCGTCGGCGATCGTGACCGACCACGGCGGCCGGACCTGCCACGCGGCGATCGTCAGCCGCGAGCTCGGCATCCCCGCGATCGCCGGGACGGGCGACGCGACGCACGCCCTGGAGGACGGCCGCACCGTGACGGTCTCCTGCGCGGAGGGTGAACGCGGGTACGTCTACGACGGCGCCATCGCGTTCGAGGCGGAGGACGTCGACCTCGACGCGTTGCCCGAGATCGCCACGCCGTTGCTGTTGAACGTCGCGGACCCCGCCGTCGCGATGCGCTGGTGGCGGCTGCCGGTACGGGGCGTCGGTCTGGCCCGCATGGAGTTCGTGATCAACGCCGAAATCGGCGTGCACCCGATGGCGCTCGTCCACTTCGACGACCTGCCCGAGGGCCCCGACAAGGACCGGATTCGGCGGCGCACCCGCGGGTACGACGCGAAACCCCGCTTCTTCGTCGAGACGCTCGCGCGGGGCCTCGCGAAGATCGCCGCGTCGCGGTGGCCCGACCCCGTCCTGGTGCGCACGAGCGACTTCAAGACGAACGAGTACGCCGACCTGCTCGGCGGGGCGGCGTTCGAGCCGGAGGAAGCGAACCCGATGATCGGCTTTCGGGGCGTCGCGCGCTACGCCAGCGAGGCGTACCGCGACGCGTTCGCACTGGAGTGCGAAGCGATCCGCGAGGTCCGCACCACCCTGGGCTTCGACAACGTCGTCGTGATGATCCCCTTCTGCCGGACGGTGGGGGAGGCCGACCGGGTCCTGGCGCGCATGGCGGAGCACGGCCTCCGGCGGGGCGAGGACGGCCTGGAGGTGTACGTCATGGCGGAGATCCCCGCCAACGTCTTCGAGGCCCGCGCCTTCGCCGAACGCTTCGACGGCTTCTCGATCGGCAGCAACGACCTGACGCAGTTGGTGTTGGGCGTCGACCGCGACAGCGACCTGCTGGCGGACGTCTTCGACGAACGCGACCCGGCGGTCGAGCGGGCGATCCGGACGCTGATCGACGAGGCGCACGCCGCCGGCGTGAAGGTCGGCCTCTGCGGGCAGGCGCCCAGCGACCACCCCGACTTCGCGACGTTCCTCGTCGACGCCGGCATCGACTCGATCTCGCTGAACCCCGACAGCGTCGTCGGGGTGCTCCGCCGCCTCGCGGGCGACGCCGCCCCGGAGCGCGGTACGGTGGCGTCGTGA
- a CDS encoding deoxyhypusine synthase family protein: protein MTQPRGPVGRYLRRHYRHFNAASLLDATDAYARHLDGGGAMMVTLAGAMSTAELGASLAEMIRRDKVHAISTTGANLEEDVFLLLARSHYERLPDYRDLTPADEAALLARGRNRVTDVAIPEAEAMRRLEGALLDAWRDLEARGERRFPHEVLYDLLRSGVLEPDPAADPDASWLLAAAERDLPIVTPGWEDSTTGNIFAAHLMAGDVRDPHLVRGGIEAMTYLADWYRATAARRGVGLFQIGGGIAGDFPICVVPMLHQDLGLEDVPPWAYFCQISDATTSYGSYSGAVPNEKITWGKVTPDTPRFVIESDATIVAPLVFGTLLGA from the coding sequence ATGACGCAGCCCCGCGGCCCCGTCGGCCGCTACCTTCGCCGGCACTACCGGCACTTCAACGCCGCCAGCCTCCTCGACGCGACCGACGCGTACGCCCGCCACCTCGACGGGGGCGGCGCGATGATGGTGACGCTCGCGGGCGCGATGAGCACCGCGGAGCTCGGGGCGTCCCTGGCGGAGATGATCCGCCGCGACAAGGTGCACGCCATCAGCACGACCGGAGCGAACCTCGAGGAGGACGTGTTCCTCCTGCTCGCCCGCTCGCACTACGAGCGCCTCCCCGACTACCGGGACCTCACCCCCGCCGACGAAGCGGCGCTGTTGGCGCGCGGCCGCAACCGCGTGACCGACGTCGCGATCCCCGAGGCGGAGGCGATGCGCCGGCTCGAGGGGGCGTTGCTGGACGCTTGGCGGGACCTGGAGGCGCGCGGGGAGCGCCGCTTCCCGCACGAGGTGCTCTACGACCTCCTGCGCTCGGGCGTCCTCGAGCCCGACCCCGCCGCCGACCCCGACGCGTCGTGGCTGCTCGCCGCCGCGGAGCGCGACCTGCCGATCGTCACCCCCGGCTGGGAGGACTCGACGACGGGGAACATATTCGCCGCGCACCTGATGGCGGGCGACGTACGCGACCCGCACCTCGTGCGCGGGGGGATCGAAGCGATGACGTACCTCGCCGACTGGTACCGCGCGACGGCGGCCCGGCGAGGGGTGGGCCTGTTCCAGATCGGGGGCGGCATCGCCGGCGACTTCCCGATCTGCGTCGTGCCGATGCTGCACCAGGACCTGGGGCTGGAGGACGTCCCGCCGTGGGCGTACTTCTGCCAGATCTCCGACGCGACGACCAGCTACGGCTCCTACTCCGGCGCCGTCCCGAACGAGAAGATCACGTGGGGCAAGGTGACGCCCGACACGCCCCGCTTCGTGATCGAGTCCGACGCGACGATCGTCGCGCCGCTCGTGTTCGGGACGTTGCTCGGGGCGTGA